One Aegilops tauschii subsp. strangulata cultivar AL8/78 chromosome 7, Aet v6.0, whole genome shotgun sequence genomic window carries:
- the LOC141027502 gene encoding protein FAR1-RELATED SEQUENCE 5-like yields the protein MAYFDEKAKEDPDFFYRIRLDDEDRVRNMYWVDGAARRAYKHFQDCISFDATYLTNMYKMPCAPFIGINNHNQSLQFGCGLVRNKDMDGYVWLFKTFLECMGGLAPMNIITDLDFSMRAGIEEVFPLAVHRHCRWHIIKKAEETLGLLY from the coding sequence ATGGCCTACTTCGATGAGAAAGCGAAGGAAGATCCAGATTTCTTCTACAGGATAAGATTGGACGATGAGGACCGTGTCAGGAACATGTATTGGGTGGATGGTGCTGCAAGAAGAGCCTACAAACATTTCCAAGATTGCATTTCATTCGACGCGACATATCTCACTAATATGTACAAGATGCCATGCGCTCCATTCATAGGAATAAATAACCACAATCAGTCGTTGCAGTTCGGATGCGGGCTCGTTCGGAACAAAGACATGGATGGGTACGTTTGGCTGTTCAAGACCTTCTTGGAGTGCATGGGTGGACTTGCTCCGATGAACATAATAACAGACCTGGATTTTAGCATGCGTGCAGGCATAGAGGAGGTCTTTCCGTTGGCAGTGCACAGGCACTGCAGGTGGCATATTATAAAGAAGGCTGAGGAGACACTAGGACTTCTTTACTGA
- the LOC109735851 gene encoding putative F-box protein At2g02030: protein MPDRSGATLFKDLPEEIINKILVLLASKDVGRCRVVNTSWRSATSTPEFMLQHHRRQPSLPIVDGLGRPANHVVLGDAGAGASNQQLWPFPLGSKRRFEDQLKGVCDGFLIIYRGHKFYICNPVTRKHALLPQPQVGQGIHNIMIGLYRHHPTGEYRVLWVSRSHQTSESSLYVLTVGSNRPRCISVTMPTVSSSSAEEKLWNKLHSSSDRSSPVHYNGSLHWHSYDKREITGGGGDIIVYDTETESFRWMRSPTQPCRYRKLFDMEGTLAWCGGSVSKSTSMDVWVMQDYEAEIWAFKYRIDLSTVEASRQLYLTSLKKKKSRPLEYAVQLFNDMAVLNERELLIWFNNKYVLRCDIDGKFLGIVNIGKSQYRMWLTHLRLKESIVPIPGHKMQEDEEPPFSTGHV, encoded by the coding sequence ATGCCAGACAGGAGTGGCGCAACCCTGTTCAAGGACCTGCCCGAGGAGATCATCAACAAGATACTCGTCCTGTTGGCGTCCAAGGACGTCGGCCGCTGTCGAGTTGTGAACACATCATGGCGTAGTGCTACATCCACACCTGAATTCATGCTCCAACACCACCGGCGCCAGCCGTCACTCCCCATTGTCGATGGGCTGGGACGGCCTGCCAATCATGTCGTCTTGGGCGACGCCGGTGCTGGTGCTTCCAATCAACAGCTTTGGCCTTTCCCCTTAGGCTCGAAACGCCGTTTCGAGGATCAGCTCAAAGGCGTCTGTGATGGCTTCCTTATCATTTATCGGGGACACAAATTCTACATCTGCAATCCGGTTACCCGCAAGCATGCTCTCCTACCACAGCCTCAAGTTGGGCAAGGCATCCACAATATCATGATCGGTTTATACCGGCACCATCCAACTGGAGAATACAGGGTTCTCTGGGTCTCACGGTCACATCAGACGTCTGAATCCAGCTTATATGTTCTCACAGTGGGATCCAACAGGCCAAGGTGCATCAGCGTCACAATGCCAACAGTCTCATCATCTTCCGCAGAAGAGAAGTTATGGAACAAGTTGCACTCTTCATCTGACCGTTCATCACCCGTACACTACAATGGCAGCCTGCACTGGCATTCTTATGACAAACGTGAAATTACAGGAGGTGGTGGAGATATTATTGTGTACGACACAGAAACAGAGTCATTCCGGTGGATGCGCAGTCCCACCCAGCCCTGCCGTTATAGGAAGTTGTTCGACATGGAGGGGACGCTTGCTTGGTGTGGCGGCTCGGTTTCCAAGTCCACTTCTATGGATGTCTGGGTGATGCAGGATTACGAGGCTGAAATATGGGCTTTTAAGTACCGGATTGACTTGTCAACGGTGGAGGCATCAAGACAACTTTATTTAACTTCTTTAAAAAAGAAAAAGAGTAGACCTCTCGAATATGCAGTGCAATTGTTTAATGATATGGCTGTGCTAAACGAGCGTGAGCTGCTGATCTGGTTTAACAACAAATATGTGTTGCGCTGTGATATTGATGGCAAGTTCTTAGGTATTGTGAACATTGGAAAGAGTCAGTATCGCATGTGGCTTACCCACCTCCGCCTCAAAGAGAGCATTGTTCCAATTCCAGGCCATAAGATGCAAGAGGATGAGGAGCCTCCATTCTCCACAGGGCATGTCTGA